Below is a window of Camelus ferus isolate YT-003-E chromosome 4, BCGSAC_Cfer_1.0, whole genome shotgun sequence DNA.
AACTGTATATGGATACAGATAGACACATGGAAGAAAGGACAGCTCTTCCTTACAAAAGAATAcgaattttaaaatgtgggaaGGATAGTAACAGAAAATCACCATTCTGCAATTACAGTAGTAACTtatcaggcaagaatcatcaatggattGAGTGAAAGTCTGATGAGAAACACAGGTTCAAAGACTCATCACAGGctattaattacaaaggaaaaatagctTTTTTACACTGGAGAAAGCTAGGGCAACCACTTTGACCACATGGTCCAGTTAACATCTGCCACAAAGGACAGAGTGGCGTCACGTGACTCCTGACCCAACACACTGAGGAGAGAATGTCACCTCTGTCAGGTCCTGGTGGAAGAGGGTCCGGCCCAGGACAGGAGACAATTTCAGACTCAGACCATGAACAGACGGAAGCAGGCAGCACCCGTGAGGGACCCTGAGTGGCTCCCCAGCGTCAGAGGAGAGGCTTTACAGCAAACAAAACCTTATTATAGGTAAACAGGGCACCGTGCATCAACAAGAGGGTCCATACGTGAGGAAAACACAGTTATGAACAAGGACACCCCTAACAAGAACCCCAAAACCTCTGAGACAAAACCTGACAGAACTGAGGAGGAGCCAACAGTGACAGCTGAGACTTCAGCCCCATGCTGTCAGTGACGAACAACCAGGCGGACAGTCAGCAAGGAAGCAGCAGCCCTGACCGCCCCCACAGGCCCTCCGCCTGTGTCAGCAGCGCAGGCCCCTCGGAGGGGCAAGCGGGGCTCTCCCCGGCGGCCGCACGCTCGGCACGCCTCAACAAGCCCGGAGGAGCCCACAGTGGCGTCAAGTCAGAAATCCTAGCAGAAAGAAATCGAGGGCGCCCACGAGAATGTGGAAATTAAACCACACACTCGTGAATAGCCACTCAGTCAAAGAAGGTATCACAAAACGCCGACGCTGACGGAGAGGAACGACCTCAGACTGTGACAGTGCGAGCcgccagggcagggaggagcgTGGGTTCAGAGGAGGACGCTGGTGCAGAGCCAGTGCAGAGGAGCCCGGCCCCAGGAGCCACAATGGGGCTGAGGCGCTAAGTCGCTTCTTTGCATGGAGGAGGGGACGGGAGGTCACGGGCTGAGAGTGAGgggaggacaggggtgggggctgagaaAAGAAACGGAAATAGTTTGGACAGCAAAAGAATGACAGGTCAGGTTCACCTGGAGATTCCAAGCACCCACAGGAGCATGAGGTGAAGGGAAGGGAGACCATGCAGGGGCTGCGTCCCCCCAGCCGCACGCTGTGGCTCGGCCTCAGGCAGAGCTTTCCCAGTGCCAGGTTCTCCTGGAGCATCAGACCACAGGGACCACACTGACCACAGCAGGACGATGTGGCAAAGGTGGGTCAAGGATGGTTATGAAAGCGACAAGCGGTAATGCGTCTGGAGGAGGGGTCCCAATAGGGCCAGAAAGTCGCTGAGATGCAGAAGGTACCATGACAATCCAGACGGTCAGGTAAGAGCCATGCGCAGAGGGCAGGGTGACAAACCTCGGCAAGGCCTCGGGCGTGGCCCTGGGAACATGCGAAGAGGCAAGAACTGGGGCCCCCGCTCACCTACTGCCCTTTGGCAGTTGAGGACCTTAAAGCCTCCGTGCACACAGGCCGCCAGCAGCAGGTGGCGGCGGAAAGGGTGCCACTTGAGCCTCCACACCCCGCCCTGCACGGGCGTGTCCGCGAGCGGCTGCTTCATGTTCCGAGTGTCCCAGAGCAGGACGTGCTCGTCGTAGCTGGAACCGGGGCCACAGAGAGCACATGGGAGCGCGGGGCCCAGGGCACCCACCTGCTTACCCTCCCAGACAGACCCAGGGCCCACCGCCCCTTCAGGGCCAGCCCATGAGACATGGCCACCGCCACGACACGGAGAGGCCACGGCTGGTGCAGGAAGGCATGGGAACAGACGCTGGGTCTCACCTTCCTGTGGCCAAGACGTTCTCCTGGTGTGGGCTGCTCTGGATGCTGCACACGCCCATGGAGTGTCTGTGAGCGGAGGGCAGGGACTGAGCTGGTGCCCTGGCAGGCCCCTGGGACCCTGAGGCACGGGCAGCGCCGGCCCCCCACCACCTACCTTCTGCTTGTGAACACGGATGTGGGGGGCGTCCTGGTGTCCCAGCCTTTCAGGAGGCCATCGTCCCCACCTGCACAGAACAGAAATGCCCAACAACGGCCGGCGCGTCTCAGGCGGCATTCTCACCCACGAGGAGGTTCCTGGGGACCATCCTCCCGGGGGGTTGCAGGCAGGCACCAGGCAGAAGAGCCAAAGCAGCACCTGGGAATGGTCACCCTGGCCGTAACCTGAAGAAGGCgtgtgtggggaagagggaaggaccAAGGCTGCCCcaggaggagaaagggcaggCCAGGAAGTCCAGGGGAGAATTTCCAGGTCACACGTGACTCAACCCTTCGGGGTCCTGACCACCAGGAACCTGCACCCACGTCAAGGGACTCTGAACAGGACCTGCACAAGGGAGGCATCAAATGTGGAGACCTGAGGTTCTGGAGCCTGCAGCGCCGCTCCACGTGGTTGTGACCTGACAGAAGAGGCCCTGTGCTTGTCCTGGGGGAactgagaggaaagggagagcaAGGGGGCGGCACGCCGACCCACAGCCGGCCTTGGGAGAAAGGCAACAGCAAGCACAGGGCCGCGCTGCcttgaaggagggagggaagggacggCTGGAGAACAGGTCGCGCAGGGAGGACAAACAGGAGCAGAAAGCCCTCGGAGGCCTGAGCCCTCCGTTCCCCGACCATCTACACCCACCGTCCACCCATCTGCCCCCCACAAAcctgtccttccatccatcctccagCCACCACCCGTccaaccacccacccacctacaGGTAGTTACTGAGCGAAGTACAGACCCTGGGACAAAGAATACGGGTGGACCCACGCCCAAGTGGACGGGCAGAAGCAGGCCATCTGGGCAAGGCGCCTGCGGGTGGGCCTCAAGCACAGCTGCCTTCTGTGGCGAGTGCGTAAGGAGAGCTGCCTGTGGCGTCTTTACACCATGGTCTGTCCTTCTCTCTCACATCACACTCGCCTCACCAGGACGCCTATCCGACTGCCTTCACACCGAGCAGCCTCACCACTTCTCACCTCCGTTGCTCCCAGCGTGCACCCGCGGGGGTGACAGGCCTCCAGGCGACACCACAGCCCTTGCAGTCTGCACTCAACACACTCCTCAGATTTTAAAACACAGCCCAGAAGAGATCACTCCTCTGTTCAACATCCGCAACGGCTCCCTCCACGCTGAGCTGAAGCCACAGTCCCTCCCGGGGCTGGCGAGGCCGTGCCCCCGCGGCTTCTGCTCTCACCTTCCAGTCCAGCACCGCCTGTGCCACCCGGCCACGCTGGCTACGCGCTGTTCCGAACACACCGGGCTCACTCCTGCCTTGGGGCCCTTCGCCTATGGCGACTGTGCTCTGTCACACAACCTGCACCTGCCCGCACGCCTGAGCCCCTCAGCCCGTCCCACCTTTCTTCTCCCCAGAGGACGTACACCTGCCGCGCACACTGTGCTTCCTGTTCGCTGCCGTCTCCTGCCAGATGGTGTGAGCACAATGAAAGCAGGGACTTTTGTCAGCCTGCTCACGGGTGTGTCCCAAGCCCCcaagacagtgcctggcaggcagcaggtgctcagtaaacacctgCTGAATGAACAGCCTGGTCCTGCGTTATAACATCATTGTCCTGTACCTCTGCTCTGAATCAGCTTAGCCTTCGGGTAGGGAAACTGGTTCAGAAATGAGAGCTCAAACAATTAAATCTTCACTGTTCTCCCCGAGGCTGCTCAAGGGTGTGACAAGTAACCCAGAAAGGACCCTCCTTCAGGGGAGAACAAGCATTAAACACATAATCAGAATTAGGATGAGCACAGGATGTCAAGAGAGCGATTCCAGCATCTCTAAAAACGAGACTGTAAGCTGAGCCCCGCCAGACATGTAGAATTAACGCCTAAAGGAGACATCACGTGACCAAGCACCAAGATTGCTGAGAACatggaatatttgaagaaaagaagTCAGAGGCATGGAAGGAGGGTTCGAAATTGGACCAGAAAGGCAGGCACAGGACCACAGGTCTCACACCAAGTGTTCTGGCAGGAGCTGCAAAGAGCAATATGGTACACGAGGTGGGCGGAGGCTGCAGGTCTTCACAAGAGTGGAGGCTGGACTGGAAAAGGGGGAGAATGAACACAGGGCTATCACTCAGGGCTCAGCCCCAACAAACGGGAGGAGACTGAGTCCGgacaagtggagagagagagagatggccaATTCTGAGATGCTCCTGTGGTAAAACCAGCAACACACACTCAGGGGAGGGGTGAGCGGACAGCGGGAGGGGCAGGTATGCACAAGGCAGCATAGGAGCGCATGGCCCAGCCCGTGATCCTGGGCGAGTGCCTGCGAAGCACCCCTGCAGGCAGGATAAATGCATCAAGAATGCAGGAAAAAGGTCTGGCTAAAAACCACAGCacagtgtttctggaagagacaTTAACGGAGGTCAGGAAAACAACGACATGGAGCAAGAGGAGGGTCCAGAGGACAGTGAACACTTCCATGCTGTGGGAAAGGGGCCCCCCAGGTAATGGGAAGGCTGGAAAAAGGACAGTCCAGGCAGCGTGGTGTGACGACCAGGGAAAAGTGTGGGGGCGCAGGGGCCCGGTGTGTGAGTGCTGCCGTGCGACCGGGTGTGTAGCTGTCGCTGTCACTCAGCAAGAGGTTCCGCTGTGGCGGGGCGAGGTCACACAGCCTCCTGACCAGCCGGCAGAACACCCCGGCTTCACGTGGTGTTCTGAGCACACTCAGAACTCAGCTCACGTGGGGCTGAGCACACTCCCAGCAACTGAGAGAGGGAGACGGGTCAGATCTTTCCTTTGCCTCTCTGCAAACTCTCCGGCTCCTCTTCCGCCTTCTCGCTGAGGCCAGTGCCCTCCCTGCCCGTGAGCTACCCAGAGCCCCCCGTCCCCAAGCTCTGTTCACCTCTCATTCCCACCCCAGCAACCCCCAAATACATACCACTACCAATACCAGGAAATTAACCCTACTTCATGCTTCCTTTTCTTTGGGACAGTGAAATACTCCAAAGAGGAAACAAACCTGAAACCCAACATGAAAATTCAACTCTGGACCCAGAAGCACCAGCAGGGAGGGGCTCCGACTGGACTGTGAGAGTGAGTGAGGCCCCCTCCGCCACAGCAGCACAGCAGGGCCTCACCAGAGCTGCTCCAGCACGGGGTGGCACCATCCGGGCCTGCAGGGCCTGCACAGATTGCACCTCGCCCTCTAGGTGAGCCCCAGCCACGGCCTCTGCCCTGGAAAATACCCTCTCCGCAAGAGGGTTTCGTGATCCTAGCAGGACCAGAATCAAGTAGCCTTCTCTGCTCCCCATCCCTGCGCCCTCAACCAGACTTGAGAGAGAACCGAAGCGGAGGGGGTACCAACCTGAATACACAACCTCTGTCTGCCAGTAATTGAAAGCAGCAATCCAGGCCTCAAAGTGATGGGCCTGCCACGTGGCCACAGCCTGCAGCCCCGGCCCTGCCTCGCTCACCTTCAGGAGGGACAGCTGCCCGTTGGAGTCGCTGCTAATGAGTTTCAAGGGCTGGTCACTGGCTCTGGACACAGGGAACCAATGGAGAAACCTGGCTGAAGTTCAAGCACAGACTCAAACGCATCACTCTCTTCTGGCTCCCAACTGGTGACACTTTATGCCCCCACAGCATGTCACACAGAGGCTTTCCACAGACCTGGAGTGTGGACATGCCTCTTAAGAAGCGTGCTTGAGGGGGGAGTgaataggtcagtggtagagcatatgcctagcatgcatgaggtccttggttcaatccccagtacctccatcaaaataaataagtaaacaaacaaattacctcccccaaaagtaaaaaaattaaataaataaataagtatcaGCTCCTCCCGATAAAAACACCACCCCTTCTAACTAAAAGGccgaacttttttctttttccatcaggCCTGGCAGTGATGTTCCCAGGTTTGGGGAGCCACAGATGAGGCCAGCACAGGTGGCTTTCGTTCTCTTGCGTGAAGATAGGAGTGGATGCCCAGGGGAAGACTCGGGCCCACCAATGCCAGCCCTTACCTTCCAGCCTTCCCAGTGGACCAGTCCAAGGACAAGGCCAGACCCCGCTTTTCCAGGGCAAAGCGGGAGAATGGCTCTAGCATGTAAGAGTTCTGCTGTGGAGAAAGGAACGTGATCAAAGGGGCACGGCCTCAGACCCAGAGAGGATTTCTCCTCTGGTCCAGGAATGCTGCCGTCCCCTTGTTTCTACAAAGGGCCTGGCCCTTGTCACCGACCTCGGATCGCACCAAGCGGAGGAGCTCTACGGACCCGCCAGCATCCGCCACGCCCAAGAGGGCGTGGCCGCCCACTGGGACGTGGCACCTGCGAAGACACACGTGCCAGTTAGAACCCGGGGCGTGCCCAGAGCACTGGAGAGCACCATGCACCCCAGTAACTATTTAAATTTCAGCTTCAAAACTGGGTGTGAGCCTACAATTCTGTTTCAACAAGATTCCCCAGCTTATGAAGCAGAAAACTAGCATTGCTTCCCAGACTGACAGAGATGTGGAAAAACCCGTCTACAGCATCCTCCAGGTGCCAACAGGTGGGCAGGACAGGACGGTAAAGAAATGAACCCAAGCCTCAGACACTCCCCCGCCCTGTGGAACGCTGCCAGGCATCAGGCTCCTCACAACAAATTCCAGACAAGCAGGACTGTTCCCAAAGTCGTACCATTTCATGTCCAGGATTGCAGACGTATCTCTCCTTTGGATCTCAACCAGGGGGCAAGTGGAACCATCCTCATTGAAACTATACAGGTAGAGGCGGCCTAAACGGACTTGAGGCTCATCAACATCCAGTCCACTCTGCAAAAAAGCTCAAGTGAGTCCTCTAATCACCTTCACAGATTCTGAGGAGCCCAGGGATGGGgactgaaagaaagaagagactggCCAAGACTCTGGAACTGTGCCTGGAGGCAGCACCCCGACTTCCTGAGCTGGAGAAATGTCTCTTGTATGCAAGTAATGGGTAGGGGCTGAGCCCTCCTCTACTCAGCACAGGAGACTCCTTATAAATCGGCCTCCTTCTATATCGGCCAAGAGCAGGGTTAGGGTCAGCACAGGGCTCAGTCTGCCTGGGACAGCCCTGGCTTAGGGCTGTTGCCCCAGCACCAGTTCTCACGCTTTAAAGTGTCTGGTTTGGATGCACATAGATGCCTTCAAGAGAGTGGGTACAGCTACTGCGAATCCCATTTTCTCTTTACTCTAGACTTCATCCGTAAACTTGAACCACGCCTGCAGAGATGACATCCTGCTTTCGGGATGCCCTGTTTCTAACCTACTTTCTGGCCACAAGGCCAATGTCGCATCTGCACCCCCTGTGCGACTCCACGCCAGTTTTCTCTTTCGACCGAGGCTTGCGGTCGGCTCTGCCTCTTGGGAGCCCTTTCTCGCTCTTCTCCAGAGAAGAGCCCGACCCTGGGGCTCTAGCTGCTTGGGAAATGCCACCTGGGGATCGAAGGCCTGTGGAGACCGCGCGAGGCCGGAGGGCACCGCGCACCTTGCCCCCCGGGTCGGCGGGCTGGTCCTCCGGCTTCCGCAGCTGGTAGGTGCCGCACGCCAGCAGGCGCCTGCAGCCCTCCAGCGGGCACCACTCCACCGAGTCCGCAGTGTGCTCCGCGTCCACCGCCTGCAGCAGCCGCACCCGACTGCCGGCCGCCCAGCATTCGGAGAAGGACGCGGCGGCGACCGGGGTGGCGGAGAGTGGGTGGCGGAGGCGGGCGGATGAAGCCAGGTTGAGAGCAGGGTCGGCGGGCCCGGAGCTGCGGCGAGAGCGGGGCCAGGGCCGGGATGGTGGGGGGCACTGCTCAGCTCGGGCGCGACACTCCTCCCACTTCCGCCGCCGTCCCCTCTCCGCGACTCCTTCCGGAGCGCCAAGGCAGGACTTCCGGCCTCCGTAGACGCCCCGCGCGAGGGAGGCCGGGCTCCCGCGCCCCCTGCCGGCCGGCGGACCTCAGCTGGCCCTACGTGCTCCCCTCGCGCTTAGCAGCCGCCCAGACGCGGGCTTGGGAGACGCGCGCCGCGTGTCCTGCACGGATTCTCGGGACAGCTGAGCTGATAGAGGAAAGCAGGGCATGGGAATGGGGCGGGTAAAGGGCCTGGACACCCAGGGAGCCGAGTTCAGGGTCTGACGCAAAGGGACTGAGCCTGGTCTGCCCTCCCTGACCCTCTGGAGGGCCTGAGTGCGGTGCGTCGCGGGGCGCAGACCTGCCGGCTGGACAGCACAGAAAGCAGACAGGGCTGGCCGGAGGGCACTGGCAGGGGTGGAGGGCGGGAAGGTGAACAGAGGGCACGGAGAACCAGGGtctgggcagaggggcaggcTCTGCCTGCCAGTTAGACTTAGGATGCAAGGGAGACCAGCAGTCATGATCTGATTTGGGAGACCGAGTACGTGTTGACACCGTTCAATAAAATCAGTTGACTCTACAGTATGTTGAGGAACGCAAGTGTGGGCTATCTTAAGGATTTAATTGTGTATCCCCCACAGATATGTTTAAGTCCTAACCTGAGTACCAGAGAATGTGACCTTTGGAAACAGGGACTTTACAGAAGTACTCTGGTTAAAACCAGGTCATTAGGGTGACCCTAATCCACTAGGACTGGCCTTATGAGGGGGAATTTGGACTGTGAGACACCCACAGACggaagaaaacataaagacaGGCTTGCCAGGTATTCTGATCTACAGGGCATGGCTGCCCTAAGCCAGGAGTCCGGAGCACACCTTCCCTTCCCTTGAGCCTTCAGAGTGAGCCCAGCCCTGCCAATGCCTGGACATGAGGCTTCCAGCTTCCAGCACCCAGACAATACATtgttgggtgttttgttttgttttgttggggggtaggtttatttatgttacagaggaggtactggggattgaacccagaacctcatgctaagcacacactaccaacttgagctataccctccatccACAATACattgtttttaagccacccagtttgtaaTGCTTTGTTGTAGTAGCCCTGGGAACCTGGACGTGAGACTGAAATCCACATGGATACGTGGGTAGTGAGCCTGTGGCTCCAAAGTGGTTTCTACGACTGGAAATACAGACGTGGGTCCACAGCTAGGACGGCAGCTGCAGCACAGCAGCAGAAACGGTTTCAGGAAGCAACCGGGCACCCTGAAGCCACGTGTCTTGATTTGACCTGGTACCAAAGGCAGTCTGGTCAAGCAGCCCCACACCATGCTCCAGTTAAGAACAAGTCCCACGTTTTAACCATGTGAGTGAATGCTGAACATTCAGAGGCTCTCAGATGTGTGGCTATCAAGGTCAAGAGGTCAGAGCCATCAAAAGAGAAAGTAAACCTGGGGCGGGTTATCAGATGAAGGACAATGGATGCAAATGGGGTAAGAGCAGTCTGTGGACCCTGGGACGCCTTCAGCAGGGCGTCCACTGCAGAGGCCATGGTAGGGGTGTGAGTGAACACCTGGAGCCCCACAGTACCTGCCCCGCTCCAGCGCAGGGCCCTGCACCAGCAGACTCAGGGTCCCTATCACCCAGCACAGGGCACAGCACCCTCAGGTAGGGGACAGCCACCAGCTACTGCAGTGGCTCCTGCAGTCACCTCAGACAGCAATCCCCGGGTCAAGGCTATTCCAGATGAGCCCATGAGACCCGGCAGAAAGCAACCAGGGTCAGGACCCAGTGTGGCATCCTATGGGGGAGCTGAGACCCCGCCGCTTCCCTTTCAGTGTAATTGCCCTATGAACGGCTGACCACAGAGCAGTTGGTGCCAGTCAGGGAATGTGAACAGGCTGGAGGTCCGCCCTGACTGCTCCCCAAAGGACACAGGCAGGACCCACAGCCTATGCTCCGGGCCTCCTCAGCCCAGGAGCCTGTGTTTGAAAGCAAATTGAGCACACCCATGGCTCCATGTCTGACGCTCGCCGAAACCTCAATGTGCTGGCCTACTCAGGAGGCCCCAACCTCAACAGTCCCGGCCACAGCTGGCCTCCAGAAGCAGGGGTTATCCCACCCTGGACTTGTCCCAAGGGCTCCAGCCAGCTGCTGTCTGTGACTGTCTCTCAGGATCACACGCCCTCCTCCCGGTAGCTTCCTGAGCCCCACTACTGCTCACCGAGGGTCCGGAGCCCACAGCCAACCTCACCTATGCAGCAAAAAGGTCCTGACCTGGAAGGCCCACTACCCCCAAACTGCACAGCAGCAGTCTTTTCAGTAAAACCCACGTGGAGCATATAAAGTTCCTGCCTTCCCTTGGGGTCAGGAcagtcttcctcctgctccttgaATGTTGCTctcacctgtgtccccagccctgAATTCCGGGACACATGCCCAGAAGGCGCCAAGTTCTGTAAAAGGAGCTACTAAAAGCTCAGCTCACAGACCAACGGCCACCTAGTGGCTGGCCCCAGCCCGGGGAAGCAGCAAGAGCACGCAGCCTCCTGGAAGATGGCAGAAGGTGGCAAACGGGAAGGTGTGGCAGAGGCCTGCAGGACCAACGTGGGGCCAGGGAGGGCCCGGGACAGATGGTCAGAGTTGGTGTGGTCAGCCTTCACTCTCCCAAGATCAAGGCCTCcagcaggctggctggctggccctGGAGACCAGCAAGTCCCCAGCCAGACGGCCTGGCCCCAAGTAACTCTGCAGGTGTACCCGGTGCTGCCCAGCTCTCAGAGGTTTGTGGCTCCTGGAACAGAgggaggcctggcctggggatACAGCCCAGCAGCCAGGGAAGCAGTGCTCACCCCTCTGGGGCGCTCCAGTTCATAGGGCGGACCTCAGCGGGCCTGCCGGGCAGAacctcctgcccccagctcccacccactCAGTGCATGAGTCAAATGAGAATTCACCAGGGCCGGGGCCAGAGCAGCGGGCAACCTACAAGAAcccccagcagctcctgccccaggacaAGGACAAGGACAAAGACAAGGACAGGTCTGGGTCTCctttgcacccccacccccagatggCAGAtgaggagagcagagagcagcCGGCACGCCGGGCGGTACCACCCTTTACTTCGCCTTGTGCCACAGTCCCAGGCCGCCGCCCTGCCTGACTCAGCAGCCCAGGAGCTCAGGTGTTACAGCAACCAACCCAATTGTAACCTCCGccccccaccgcctccccccaaaaaaactgtACATGAGTTTACAAACGTATTAACATATAAATAAGGAGAAGCGTCCGCGGGAGCCTCCCAGCTGTCTCTGAGCTCCAGGAGCCGGGCCGCAGGGCATGGGGCCCTGGGCGGTGGTGCTGGTCCGGGTCTGGGTCCGGGTCCAGGTCCGGTGCAGGTGCGGGAGTGACTCCTGCGGCAGCTCCGGGTCCAGCCGCCTGCCGGTGTTGGCAGCGCCCCAGGGAGATGGGAAGCCG
It encodes the following:
- the DPH7 gene encoding diphthine methyltransferase; protein product: MKWCHVPVGGHALLGVADAGGSVELLRLVRSEQNSYMLEPFSRFALEKRGLALSLDWSTGKAGRASDQPLKLISSDSNGQLSLLKVSEAGPGLQAVATWQAHHFEAWIAAFNYWQTEVVYSGGDDGLLKGWDTRTPPTSVFTSRRHSMGVCSIQSSPHQENVLATGSYDEHVLLWDTRNMKQPLADTPVQGGVWRLKWHPFRRHLLLAACVHGGFKVLNCQRAVEEKQEACTVALSHILPNALVYGVDWSWLYFHRLPQAQPLFPLGSFPCSDPGAKTADVVCNLKVKGQSPASSSDPLVDDGEGGTKLQGGGRLKAPCGSRLHASRLQICDCDLYLEAANFDINLLATCSFYDHVLHLWKWDSS